A genomic window from Rhodococcus sp. KBS0724 includes:
- a CDS encoding SDR family NAD(P)-dependent oxidoreductase — protein MRDLQGRVAVVTGGANGIGLGLARRFLQEGMKVVVADNDFGDLDRAEKDLSTLGEVLAVRTDVADAVSVEALARASVDRFGAVHVLCNNAGVGGMQRFSTTSAETWEWTIGVTMWGAIHGCRIFLPILAEQDSAYIINTASMAGFLTGPYQAPYKVAKAAVVALSESLSNEFATEHPNVRVAALCPAYTSTAIRHDERNAPAGHVPRALADPELENLRESVNAAIEQDGISTEEVADLVVRAMAEEKTHIFPHPEWLDNWQDRVDKVREQVSGTN, from the coding sequence ATGAGAGATCTTCAGGGCCGTGTAGCGGTAGTGACCGGAGGCGCAAATGGCATCGGGCTCGGCTTGGCTCGTCGATTCTTGCAGGAAGGAATGAAAGTAGTCGTCGCAGACAACGATTTTGGTGATCTCGACCGTGCTGAGAAAGATCTGTCGACGCTCGGCGAGGTCCTTGCAGTGCGGACCGATGTCGCTGATGCTGTCTCCGTCGAGGCACTTGCTCGGGCCTCGGTCGATCGATTCGGCGCCGTCCACGTTCTGTGCAACAACGCCGGTGTCGGAGGTATGCAACGATTTTCGACCACGAGCGCAGAAACGTGGGAGTGGACCATCGGAGTGACTATGTGGGGTGCGATTCACGGATGCAGGATCTTCCTGCCGATTTTGGCGGAACAGGACAGTGCCTACATCATCAATACCGCTTCTATGGCGGGCTTCCTGACCGGTCCGTATCAAGCCCCGTACAAGGTTGCCAAGGCGGCTGTGGTGGCTCTGTCGGAGAGTCTGTCCAACGAATTTGCCACCGAGCATCCGAATGTCCGGGTAGCGGCACTGTGTCCGGCATATACGTCAACAGCTATTCGGCATGATGAGCGCAACGCACCCGCTGGTCACGTTCCGAGGGCACTGGCCGATCCGGAACTCGAAAACTTGCGGGAATCCGTGAATGCGGCGATCGAGCAGGACGGTATCTCGACCGAAGAAGTTGCCGACCTGGTCGTCCGGGCAATGGCTGAGGAGAAGACGCATATCTTCCCTCATCCCGAGTGGCTCGACAACTGGCAGGATCGGGTCGACAAGGTTCGGGAACAGGTGTCCGGTACGAATTGA
- a CDS encoding 3-ketosteroid-delta-1-dehydrogenase: protein MSTNSPLVVTTAHDITVDLLVVGSGTGMAAALAAHELGLSTLVIEKTEYVGGSTARSGGAFWLPANKILEKSGAGDSRARAGRYVRSVVGDSAPAERGDSFLDHASDTMDMLLRTTPMKFFWAEGYSDYHPEEPGGSAAGRTCECLPFDASVLGSERRRLRPGLMEASMPMPVTGADYKWMNLMAKMPAKALPRIFRRLAVGLGGLALGREYIAGGQALAAGLFAGILDAGIPVWTETALVRLVDTDGRVTGAVVEQNGREVMVTARRGVILAAGGFDHDMDMRRKFQSESLVDHASLGSDQNTGDAIRIAQDLGAGIDLMDQAWWFPAVAPLPGAQPAVMLAERSLPGSFIVDQTGRRFTNESEDYMSFGQRVLGRERAGDPVESMWIVFDQRYRNSYLFAAGLFPRQPLPESWYSAGIAYKASSPEELGRSIGIPVDSFVETFESFNESARTGMDPDFQRGNSAYDRYYGDPTISPNPNLRPLADGPLYAIKMVLSDLGTCGGIRADAKGRVRREDGSEIEGLYAIGNAAANAFGDTYPGAGATIGQGLVFGYIAARDAAGGQN from the coding sequence ATGTCCACAAATTCGCCTCTAGTCGTGACGACAGCGCACGACATCACTGTGGATCTACTCGTGGTGGGATCGGGTACCGGTATGGCAGCTGCACTCGCAGCGCACGAGCTGGGGCTCTCGACTCTTGTCATCGAGAAGACCGAGTATGTCGGCGGCTCGACGGCACGATCCGGGGGTGCATTCTGGTTGCCGGCCAACAAAATTCTGGAGAAGTCCGGAGCTGGTGATTCGCGTGCCAGGGCCGGCCGGTACGTCCGTTCTGTTGTCGGCGATTCGGCGCCGGCAGAACGCGGTGACAGTTTCCTCGACCATGCTTCGGACACGATGGATATGTTGCTCCGGACAACTCCGATGAAGTTCTTCTGGGCGGAGGGCTACTCCGATTACCATCCGGAGGAGCCGGGTGGATCGGCAGCGGGCCGCACGTGTGAATGCTTGCCGTTCGACGCATCGGTTCTCGGTTCCGAGCGCAGGCGCCTGCGACCCGGACTGATGGAGGCGTCGATGCCGATGCCCGTCACCGGTGCGGACTACAAGTGGATGAACCTGATGGCAAAGATGCCGGCCAAGGCATTACCACGCATTTTCCGTAGGCTTGCTGTTGGGCTGGGTGGTCTGGCCCTCGGGCGCGAATACATCGCTGGGGGACAGGCTTTGGCGGCCGGACTGTTCGCAGGCATCCTCGATGCAGGAATTCCGGTATGGACCGAGACGGCGCTCGTGCGACTGGTGGACACTGACGGCCGTGTGACTGGCGCTGTAGTCGAGCAGAACGGGCGTGAAGTGATGGTTACCGCCCGACGTGGTGTGATCCTTGCTGCCGGTGGATTCGATCACGACATGGATATGCGTCGAAAGTTCCAGTCGGAGAGTCTAGTCGATCATGCGAGCCTGGGTTCCGACCAGAATACGGGCGATGCGATCCGGATTGCACAGGATCTCGGCGCGGGTATCGACCTGATGGACCAGGCCTGGTGGTTCCCGGCAGTGGCGCCGTTGCCTGGTGCTCAACCTGCAGTCATGTTGGCCGAGCGCTCCTTGCCTGGTTCGTTTATCGTCGATCAGACCGGGCGACGATTCACGAACGAGTCCGAGGACTACATGTCGTTCGGTCAGCGAGTGCTAGGTCGTGAGCGTGCCGGAGATCCGGTCGAGTCGATGTGGATCGTGTTCGATCAGCGCTACCGCAACAGTTACCTCTTCGCAGCCGGTCTTTTCCCGCGCCAACCCCTGCCGGAGTCGTGGTACAGCGCCGGAATCGCTTACAAGGCTTCCAGTCCGGAAGAGCTAGGTCGCTCGATCGGTATTCCCGTCGATAGCTTTGTCGAGACCTTCGAGAGCTTCAACGAGTCTGCCCGGACCGGTATGGATCCCGACTTCCAGCGTGGAAACAGCGCATACGACCGCTATTACGGCGATCCGACGATTTCGCCGAACCCCAACTTGCGCCCCCTCGCCGATGGCCCGCTGTACGCCATAAAGATGGTTCTCAGTGACCTGGGTACCTGTGGCGGGATTCGGGCCGATGCCAAGGGCCGGGTACGCCGGGAGGACGGAAGCGAGATCGAGGGCCTGTACGCGATCGGAAACGCCGCAGCCAATGCCTTCGGAGACACGTATCCGGGCGCAGGCGCAACTATCGGGCAAGGATTGGTGTTCGGTTACATCGCAGCACGGGATGCCGCAGGGGGTCAGAACTGA
- a CDS encoding NAD(P)/FAD-dependent oxidoreductase yields MTATDFVDGTGTQLDGDDAAQLAAAIAVCNPAALLMSMVHVSGDLGLLDEFAAELESARKDLANAQNTTGVHYSSGSGTPALPLGAFPDSVSEKVRVRAAQLLRAESTAVLGVPDEVLFRRMASLCTASDVDAEFIPLLFEQAGFRIGQRCVPVTKSPPEDFDVIVVGAGIIGINAAVKLGDAGFRYRVFEARDEIGGTWSRNTYPGAAVDTPSHYYSYSFELNPDWSKYYPSGPEYLAYLERVVEKYDLNRHIELSTKVVSADWIEREQKWHVRTQSADGAITDHRAQALVTALGVLNAPNIPDVPGLDSFEGTVVHTAEWSDDIDVEGRRVVVLGTGCTSVQLVTNIVDKVGALDVVVRTPHWIVPEKTVVNDVPQAERWAMRHLPYYQEWFRLRAYWLASDNLYPVPRIDPEWAKSHLSVSPVNDLVMQTSLRYLNESFPDRPDLIEKLTPDFRPYAKRIVKDPGFFQALRRENVNLHRAGFAEVHPDGVTTTDGEFIAADVIILATGFKLEYASLIDITGREGQRLAELWEFGDDPRAYLGIQVPGFPNLFVTAGPNAAPNHGAGHNITSEEHVHYVVECLQYLVENDYASMDVENQAMVEYNQKVDAALDKTVWAHPGKDVTGYYRNSKGRAIVPCPWRLVDYWTMLREPDVENFTFTSRSATK; encoded by the coding sequence ATGACAGCGACCGATTTTGTCGACGGGACAGGAACACAACTCGACGGTGACGATGCTGCCCAACTCGCGGCAGCGATTGCCGTATGTAACCCAGCTGCGCTGCTGATGTCTATGGTGCACGTGAGTGGTGACCTCGGCCTACTCGACGAGTTCGCAGCCGAACTCGAATCTGCCAGAAAAGATCTGGCCAATGCCCAGAACACGACCGGAGTTCACTATTCGTCGGGCAGTGGGACTCCGGCACTGCCGCTTGGCGCTTTCCCTGACAGTGTTTCGGAGAAGGTCCGAGTACGTGCCGCTCAGCTGTTGCGGGCGGAATCAACTGCAGTGCTAGGTGTTCCGGACGAGGTTCTGTTTCGGCGAATGGCCTCGCTCTGTACCGCGTCGGACGTCGACGCGGAGTTCATTCCGTTGTTGTTCGAACAGGCCGGTTTCCGTATCGGTCAACGTTGTGTACCGGTAACAAAATCCCCGCCGGAGGATTTCGACGTCATAGTCGTCGGCGCCGGCATTATCGGGATCAACGCAGCAGTCAAACTGGGCGATGCAGGATTTCGATACCGTGTCTTCGAAGCCCGCGACGAGATCGGCGGAACATGGTCGCGGAACACCTATCCCGGCGCTGCAGTGGACACCCCGAGCCACTACTACTCCTATTCGTTCGAGCTCAACCCCGACTGGTCGAAGTACTACCCGTCCGGCCCTGAATACTTGGCTTATCTGGAACGTGTCGTAGAGAAATACGATCTGAACCGCCACATCGAACTGTCGACGAAGGTTGTGTCGGCCGATTGGATCGAGCGGGAGCAGAAGTGGCACGTGCGGACACAATCCGCTGATGGTGCGATTACAGACCATCGAGCACAAGCGTTGGTGACGGCACTCGGTGTCCTCAACGCGCCGAACATTCCGGACGTGCCGGGTTTGGATTCGTTCGAAGGAACTGTGGTCCACACGGCGGAGTGGAGTGATGATATCGACGTCGAAGGGCGTCGTGTAGTCGTTCTGGGAACCGGATGCACATCCGTTCAACTAGTGACGAACATCGTGGACAAGGTTGGCGCACTCGACGTGGTTGTCCGCACCCCACACTGGATTGTTCCGGAAAAGACTGTGGTCAACGATGTTCCGCAGGCTGAACGTTGGGCGATGAGGCACTTGCCCTACTACCAGGAGTGGTTCCGACTCAGGGCCTACTGGCTTGCGTCCGACAATCTGTACCCGGTACCGAGGATAGACCCGGAATGGGCGAAGTCGCACTTGTCGGTCTCTCCCGTAAACGATCTCGTTATGCAGACCTCACTGCGATATCTGAACGAGTCCTTTCCCGATCGTCCGGACCTGATAGAAAAGCTAACCCCCGATTTTCGGCCCTATGCAAAACGCATAGTCAAGGATCCGGGATTCTTTCAGGCGCTCAGGCGCGAGAATGTGAACCTTCATCGTGCCGGCTTCGCCGAGGTGCACCCGGATGGAGTGACAACGACGGACGGAGAGTTTATCGCTGCAGACGTCATCATTCTCGCAACGGGTTTCAAGCTCGAGTACGCTTCGCTGATCGACATCACCGGGCGGGAAGGTCAACGGCTGGCCGAGCTGTGGGAGTTCGGTGACGACCCGCGTGCCTATCTGGGTATTCAAGTGCCGGGGTTCCCGAACCTCTTTGTCACAGCCGGACCGAATGCTGCGCCTAATCATGGTGCGGGCCACAACATCACCAGCGAGGAGCACGTCCACTACGTGGTGGAGTGCTTGCAGTACCTCGTCGAAAACGACTACGCGTCGATGGACGTCGAGAACCAGGCAATGGTGGAGTACAACCAGAAGGTAGACGCCGCGCTCGACAAAACTGTGTGGGCGCATCCTGGCAAGGACGTCACGGGTTACTACCGAAACAGCAAGGGGCGTGCGATCGTTCCTTGTCCATGGCGGCTCGTCGACTACTGGACGATGCTGCGTGAGCCCGATGTGGAGAATTTCACCTTCACGTCGCGGTCGGCCACGAAATAG
- a CDS encoding SDR family NAD(P)-dependent oxidoreductase — MSEARSRFGSGTAVVTGGAAGIGEGFVLHLAKLGMTVVIADIDTDKAAWVAEGINAAGGSAVSYGIDVTDAAAVEGMADSIFSRFGSVELLINNAGVETAGLLWEVDIDRWKRVMDINVDGVFYCLRSFVPRMLAVGTPACIANLSSVGGLNSVAVQGPYVVSKFAVLAMTESLYQDISLTGAPIQVSAVVPHSIRSEIFRAAQREAPSSNPIANSVFDAMQRDNETTGLDPVEAAEHMTEAIARGDFWVFSNDEACRRSATQRADQLRDLTPPVDPRIMLERMGVSVPARTSLHSTDPSKG; from the coding sequence ATGTCTGAAGCTCGAAGTCGGTTCGGTTCCGGCACAGCAGTTGTCACAGGCGGAGCTGCGGGCATCGGCGAAGGATTCGTCTTACATCTCGCAAAGCTGGGTATGACGGTCGTTATTGCAGACATCGACACCGACAAGGCTGCCTGGGTTGCTGAAGGAATCAACGCGGCCGGGGGATCCGCAGTGAGCTACGGGATCGACGTCACCGACGCGGCCGCCGTCGAGGGGATGGCGGACAGCATCTTCTCGCGGTTCGGAAGCGTGGAATTGCTCATCAACAATGCCGGTGTCGAAACGGCTGGACTTCTCTGGGAAGTCGATATCGATCGGTGGAAGCGCGTCATGGACATCAATGTCGACGGTGTCTTCTACTGTCTCCGTTCCTTTGTGCCACGCATGTTGGCGGTCGGCACACCCGCATGCATCGCCAATCTGTCGTCTGTAGGGGGATTGAACAGCGTAGCCGTGCAAGGTCCCTATGTCGTGAGTAAGTTCGCGGTGCTGGCGATGACTGAGAGTCTGTACCAAGATATTTCGTTGACAGGTGCACCGATTCAGGTCTCTGCTGTAGTACCGCATTCGATTCGAAGTGAGATCTTTCGAGCCGCGCAACGCGAAGCGCCGTCGAGCAACCCCATCGCGAATTCCGTGTTCGACGCAATGCAACGTGACAACGAAACAACCGGACTCGATCCGGTCGAGGCAGCGGAACACATGACCGAAGCAATCGCCCGCGGAGATTTCTGGGTCTTCTCGAACGACGAAGCTTGCCGACGATCGGCCACTCAACGTGCTGATCAACTCAGAGACCTGACCCCTCCTGTAGATCCTCGTATCATGCTGGAGCGCATGGGGGTTTCTGTTCCAGCGCGAACCTCTTTGCACTCTACTGATCCTTCTAAGGGCTGA
- a CDS encoding alpha/beta hydrolase: MPLSPAAQNLVDAAAARFPQSMSGTPLAELRSVLGRIAVPPTTPIYQSRDVIVSTSRADIPVRIYRPSAERRLPVVQWMHSGGFTMGGLNQNEEYLRKLSIAANVVVVSVDYRLAPENPYPAALDDCRDVWCWIKASPIELGETTGVRTALAGESAGGTLVFTLGQQLRDLGLPMPDAQVSFYGGAEMRISNPEHSTNMLTLADCQWFWDQYVSTEDERSSPYVNPALARDVGGLPSALIVTAEIDPTRDATEEYARRMMRAGVRVELVRYDGMMHGFATLTGTLEPARELFGRTIDFLQSSLHPTDLGLDVLIRGRKDV, from the coding sequence ATGCCGTTGTCGCCCGCCGCGCAGAACCTCGTAGACGCTGCCGCCGCACGATTTCCCCAGTCGATGAGTGGAACCCCGCTCGCCGAGTTACGTTCGGTGCTCGGGCGGATTGCGGTGCCGCCGACAACACCAATCTATCAGTCCCGTGATGTCATCGTTTCGACGTCACGCGCAGACATACCCGTTCGGATCTACCGCCCCTCCGCGGAGCGGAGGCTTCCCGTCGTGCAATGGATGCACAGTGGCGGCTTCACGATGGGTGGGCTGAATCAGAACGAGGAGTATCTCCGCAAACTGAGTATTGCAGCAAATGTTGTCGTTGTGTCCGTTGACTATCGGCTGGCGCCGGAGAATCCGTACCCGGCCGCGCTCGACGATTGCCGAGATGTGTGGTGCTGGATCAAGGCGTCACCGATCGAGCTCGGTGAGACCACCGGGGTGAGAACGGCATTGGCTGGTGAAAGTGCTGGTGGAACATTGGTGTTCACGCTGGGGCAGCAACTACGCGATCTTGGACTGCCGATGCCAGACGCCCAGGTGAGTTTCTACGGTGGTGCAGAAATGAGAATCTCGAACCCGGAGCATTCGACCAATATGCTGACACTCGCAGACTGCCAGTGGTTCTGGGACCAGTATGTGAGTACAGAGGATGAACGGAGTTCCCCTTACGTGAATCCTGCTCTGGCGCGCGATGTCGGTGGACTGCCGTCCGCACTCATCGTGACCGCCGAGATAGACCCTACCCGCGACGCCACAGAAGAGTACGCCCGACGCATGATGCGAGCAGGGGTGAGAGTCGAGTTGGTGCGATACGACGGAATGATGCACGGTTTCGCGACCCTGACCGGGACGCTCGAGCCGGCGAGAGAACTGTTCGGTCGAACAATCGACTTTCTGCAGTCCAGTCTTCATCCCACCGATCTCGGTTTGGATGTATTGATCAGAGGGAGAAAAGATGTCTGA